In one Lolium rigidum isolate FL_2022 chromosome 3, APGP_CSIRO_Lrig_0.1, whole genome shotgun sequence genomic region, the following are encoded:
- the LOC124704016 gene encoding coatomer subunit alpha-3-like, translating to MLTKFETKSNRVKGLSFHPRRPWILASLHSGVIQMWDYRMGTLLDRFDEHDGPVRGVHFHATQPLFVSGGDDYKIKVWNYKTHRCLFTLTGHLDYIRTVQFHHEYPWIVSASDDQTIRIWNWQSRTCVAVLTGHNHYVMCASFHPKEDLVVSASLDQTVRVWDIGALRKKTVSPADDIMRLTQMNTDLFGGVDAVVKYVLEGHDRGVNWASFHPTLPLIVSGADDRQVKLWRMNDTKAWEVDTLRGHMNNVSCVMFHAKQDIIVSNSEDKSIRIWDATKRTGIQTFRREHDRFWILAAHPEMNLLAAGHDSGMIVFKLERERPAFSVSADTVFYVKDRFLRFFEYSTQKEVQVAPIRRPGSVSLNQSPRTLSYSPTENAVLICSDVDGGSYDLYIVPKDSTGSLQDGKKGAGGSAVFVARNRFAVLEKSSNQVLVKNLKNEIVKKSPLPIATDAIYYAGTGNLLCKAEDRVVIFDLQQRLVLGELQAAGVKYIVWSTDMESVALLSKHAVVIASKKLVHRSTLHETIRVKSGAWDENGVFVYSTLNHIKYCLPNGDSGIIKTLDVPIYITRVIGNNIFCLDRDGKNKLITVDASEYIFKLALLRKRYDHVMSMIKSSQLCGQAVISYLQQKGFPEVALHFVKDEKTRFNLALESGNIQIAVASAKEIDDKDHWYRLGIEALRQGNVGIVEYAYQRTKNFERLAFLYLITGFMDKVGFMCKIAGQNNNLMGQFHNALYLGDARKRAEILENAGQLPLAYATAATHGLTEIADRLAAELGENVPSLPAGKSRSLLIPPAPLISSVDWPLLRVMRGTFEVGLDATGRAEVEEDDDAVIADWDDEDLNIVDASDAVANDDGFNAEEGEVNEEDGEDGGWDLEDLELPPEADTPKAAGNTRSTVFVAPTPGMPVSQIWTQKSSLAGEHAAAGNFDTAMRLLSRQLGIKNFAPLKSLFLDLHMGSHSYLRALATAPVVSIAVEKGWSESSSPNVRGPPTLVFSFSQMEDRLKAAYKATTEGKFPEALRQFLSILHTIPLIVVDSRREVDEVKELIEIAREYVLGLRMELKRKELKDNVNRQQELAAYFTNCKLQRVHMRLVLSNAMALCYKQKNLATAEHFARLLLENSPNEVQAKKARQVQQQCSGKRDSAELNYDYRNPFVVCGSTYVPIYRGQKDISCPYCASRFVPSVEGQLCTICELAVVGADASGLLCSPTQQR from the exons ATGCTGACCAAGTTCGAGACCAAGAGCAACCGGGTCAAGGGCCTCAGCTTCCACCCGCGGCGGCCATGGATCCTCGCCAGCCTCCACAGCGGGGTCATCCAGATGTGGGACTACCGCATGGGCACCCTCCTCGACCGCTTCGACGAGCACGACGGGCCCGTCCGCGGCGTCCACTTCCACGCCACCCAGCCGCTCTTCGTCTCCGGAG GTGACGATTACAAGATCAAGGTGTGGAATTACAAGACGCACCGCTGCTTGTTCACGCTCACTGGCCACCTCGACTACATCCGCACCGTGCAGTTCCACCACGAGTACCCGTGGATCGTGAGTGCCAGCGATGACCAGACGATCCGGATCTGGAACTGGCAGTCGCGCACCTGCGTGGCTGTGCTGACCGGGCATAACCACTATGTCATGTGCGCGTCTTTCCACCCCAAGGAGGACCTGGTCGTGTCGGCGTCGCTAGATCAGACTGTTCGTGTCTGGGATATTGGTGCTCTCAGGAAGAAGACGGTGTCACCCGCCGATGACATCATGCGCCTCACTCAGATGAACACAGATCTGTTTGGGGGTGTCGACGCGGTTGTGAAGTATGTCTTGGAAGGCCATGACCGTGGTGTCAACTGGGCCTCATTTCATCCCACTCTGCCGCTCATTGTTTCTGGGGCAGATGACCGACAAGTGAAGCTGTGGAGAATGAATG ATACCAAGGCTTGGGAAGTTGATACTCTGAGGGGGCACATGAATAATGTGTCCTGTGTGATGTTCCATGCGAAGCAAGACATCATTGTGTCCAACTCAGAAGACAAAAGCATTCGCATCTGGGATGCCACAAAGCGCACTGGTATTCAGACATTTAGGCGGGAACATGACCGTTTCTGGATTCTTGCTGCTCACCCTGAAATGAATCTTCTTGCTGCTGGGCATGACAGTGGCATGATTGTGTTCAAATTAGAGAGAGAGCGTCCAGCTTTCAGCGTCAGTGCTGATACTgtattctatgtgaaggacagatTCCTTCGGTTCTTTGAGTACTCCACCCAGAAGGAAGTTCAGGTGGCTCCAATAAGAAGACCAGGATCAGTCAGCTTGAACCAGTCACCCAGGACACTATCTTATAGTCCAACGGAAAATGCTGTGTTGATATGCTCAGATGTGGATGGGGGCTCATATGATCTCTACATTGTTCCTAAGGATTCTACTGGCAGTTTGCAAGATGGAAAGAAGGGAGCTGGTGGTTCAGCTGTTTTTGTGGCACGAAATAGGTTTGCTGTCCTTGAGAAGAGTAGCAATCAAGTTTTGGTGAAGAATCTTAAGAATGAAATTGTGAAGAAAAGTCCTCTTCCTATTGCGACTGATGCAATTTATTATGCTGGGACTGGTAATTTGTTGTGCAAAGCTGAAGACCGTGTGGTCATCTTTGATCTACAGCAAAGGCTAGTTCTTGGTGAACTGCAGGCTGCTGGTGTCAAGTATATTGTTTGGTCCACTGACATGGAGTCTGTTGCATTGCTGAGCAAGCATGCAGTAGTTATAGCTAGCAAGAAGCTTGTCCATCGTTCCACACTGCATGAAACCATTCGTGTGAAAAGTGGTGCATGGGATGAGAATGGTGTGTTTGTTTACTCTACACTGAACCATATCAAATACTGTCTTCCCAATGGAGACAGCGGGATCATAAAAACCCTTGATGTTCCTATTTACATAACGAGGGTTATTGGGAACAACATTTTCTGTCTGGATCGTGATGGAAAGAACAAACTGATAACAGTCGATGCTTCAGAATACATTTTCAAGCTCGCCCTTCTCCGGAAACGTTATGATCATGTTATGAGTATGATTAAGAGCTCACAGCTGTGTGGACAGGCAGTAATTTCATATTTACAACAGAAAGGGTTTCCAGAAGTTGCTCTCCACTTCGTGAAAGATGAGAAGACAAGATTTAATCTAGCTCTTGAGAGTGGTAACATCCAAATTGCAGTTGCTTCTGCAAAAGAGATTGATGACAAAGATCACTGGTACAGGCTGGGAATTGAGGCCCTGAGGCAGGGGAATGTTGGTATTGTGGAATATGCATACCAGCGGACAAAGAATTTTGAGAGGCTTGCTTTTCTGTATCTCATTACTGGTTTCATGGACAAGgtgggtttcatgtgcaaaattgCTGGACAGAACAACAATTTGATGGGTCAGTtccacaatgcattgtatcttgggGATGCTAGGAAGCGAGCTGAGATCCTGGAGAACGCTGGGCAGCTACCTCTTGCCTATGCTACTGCTGCCACTCATGGGCTCACTGAAATTGCTGATAGGCTTGCTGCTGAATTGGGTGAGAATGTTCCTTCTCTACCTGCAGGAAAATCTCGCTCACTTTTGATTCCCCCTGCACCTCTCATATCCAGTGTTGATTGGCCATTGCTCCGGGTGATGCGTGGTACTTTTGAGGTTGGATTGGATGCTACTGGGAGAGCAGAAGTTGAGGAAGATGATGATGCTGTTATTGCTGACTGGGATGATGAGGACCTGAATATTGTGGATGCTAGTGATGCAGTGGCAAATGATGATGGTTTTAATGCTGAGGAGGGCGAAGTAAATGAAGAGGATGGCGAGGATGGTGGCTGGGATCTTGAAGATTTGGAATTACCACCTGAAGCAGATACACCAAAAGCTGCAGGAAATACTCGCTCCACTGTGTTTGTTGCTCCTACACCTGGCATGCCTGTAAGCCAAATTTGGACTCAGAAATCTTCTCTTGCTGGCGAGCATGCGGCAGCAGGGAACTTTGACACTGCCATGAGGTTGCTTAGCCGCCAGTTGGGTATCAAGAACTTTGCTCCTCTGAAGTCCTTGTTTCTCGATCTCCATATGGGCAGTCATTCATATCTTCGTGCACTTGCAACTGCTCCCGTTGTATCAATTGCTGTTGAGAAAGGTTGGAGCGAGTCTTCAAGTCCTAATGTGAGGGGCCCTCCGACACTAGTGTTCTCCTTCTCACAAATGGAGGACAGACTCAAGGCAGCCTACAAAGCCACCACCGAAGGAAAGTTCCCAGAAGCGCTGCGGCAGTTCCTCAGCATCTTGCATACCATCCCTCTTATTGTGGTGGACTCACGAAGAGAAGTTGATGAAGTGAAGGAGCTGATCGAGATAGCGAGGGAGTATGTTCTTGGTCTAAGAATGGAACTCAAGAGAAAGGAGTTGAAAGACAATGTCAACCGGCAACAGGAACTGGCAGCCTACTTCACTAACTGCAAGCTTCAGAGGGTTCACATGAGACTTGTGCTCTCAAATGCCATGGCTCTATGCTACAAGCAGAAGAACTTAGCGACCGCAGAGCATTTCGCGAGGCTGCTTCTTGAGAACAGCCCGAACGAGGTCCAAGCGAAGAAGGCTCGGCAGGTCCAGCAGCAGTGCAGCGGCAAGCGAGACAGCGCTGAGCTGAACTACGACTACAGAAATCCATTCGTGGTATGCGGTTCTACATACGTTCCCATCTACCGTGGCCAGAAGGATATTTCCTGCCCATACTGTGCATCCCGGTTTGTTCCTTCAGTTGAAGGGCAGCTTTGTACCATATGCGAGCTGGCCGTGGTTGGCGCCGACGCCTCAGGCCTCCTGTGCTCCCCTACACAGCAGAGATGA